The genomic segment TAATAGTAATTTTATGTTTAATTTATATAATTTACTTTGAGAAATTTGTTATTTCTTGAGTGGTAACAAACTTATCGCGCCTGACTCTTTTCGTACATCAATACGAAATTCCTGTCCAGGTTCAAGCCCTAATTTTTTTGTATAGGCATGCCCAATAAGAAGATTGCCATTGCCATGAACTTTTGTACGGAATTCTGCCTGCCTTCCTCTTGAGGATCTATTTCCTGCTCTTCCAGGACCATTTGAACGAAGTTTATAACCCTTTGCCTCAACTAGAGCACGATAAAAACTTTTACGTAAAACTCTTCCACTTGGCCCAACGTAACCACAACCTTTAGCTATTTCGTCTTCTGGACGGTCGCTCAAAGATCTTGCTTTGTCTAGGAGTTCTTTTCCAACAAGCATTTCAGACTGTTTTAATTAACTGAATTCTGACCAATAAGTGGAATTGTGGCAACAAATTAATTGAAAGTTTCTTGCTTAGTATCATTATTCCCCTCTTAAAGCAGATAAAGGATGATGAATAAAACGACCCAAATCCCATCGACGAAGTGCCAATAGAGCTCTACAGCCTCAAATGGAAACTTGTTTT from the Prochlorococcus marinus str. NATL2A genome contains:
- a CDS encoding AbrB family transcriptional regulator; protein product: MLVGKELLDKARSLSDRPEDEIAKGCGYVGPSGRVLRKSFYRALVEAKGYKLRSNGPGRAGNRSSRGRQAEFRTKVHGNGNLLIGHAYTKKLGLEPGQEFRIDVRKESGAISLLPLKK